The Bradyrhizobium sp. WBAH42 genome includes a window with the following:
- a CDS encoding PQQ-dependent methanol/ethanol family dehydrogenase codes for MTFGTKGFLAGISTIAMLAAVTPGVRANDSLLKAQSDSNQWAVAGHDYGNTRFSPLKQINTENAGKLTLAYSFSLASLRSNESSPIVVGNTLYVSSSWGPKYVYALDAATGQRKWTWEPDIPEDVLQYACCDVNSRGVSYADGKIFVGRLDGKLTALDAATGKSLWTAKVVDYKQGSVITSPPLVVRDKVITGFGGGEYGVRGALLAFDINTGKQVWQTYTVPSPEEPGGDSWKGDSAQHGGGAAWLVGSYDPKSDTVYWGTSNPGPWNTAVRSTGDGNFGKLTNLYTASTLALDPNTGKIKWHIQTTPADAWDYDGVNEAVLADLKIGGSTVPALMKADRNGFFFVANRETGKVLSAEKYVFSNWAQKWDVATMRAVEDPDKRPGPNHPAKDICPNLIGGKNWQPMSFNPQTGLVYIPSNNVCMDWSVSDVAYKRGVFYLGAEFPTKEGPGGFLGELVAWDPVAQKKVWSIKEDLPFNGGTLTTGGGLVFAGNIHGDFRAIDAKSGKVLWSKNLGSGIGAGPVTYQVDGKQYVAIVVGRTAALPAFLGEVGKKMTAAAPEGGSLFVFSVQ; via the coding sequence ATGACCTTTGGAACGAAGGGCTTCTTGGCCGGCATCTCCACGATTGCGATGCTTGCCGCCGTTACACCTGGCGTTCGCGCCAACGACTCCCTGCTCAAGGCGCAATCCGATTCGAATCAGTGGGCCGTTGCCGGCCACGATTACGGCAACACGCGCTTCAGCCCGCTCAAGCAGATCAACACCGAGAACGCCGGCAAGCTGACGCTCGCTTATTCCTTCTCGCTGGCGTCGCTGCGTTCGAACGAATCCTCGCCGATCGTCGTCGGCAACACGCTCTATGTTTCGAGCTCGTGGGGTCCGAAATACGTCTATGCGCTCGATGCGGCGACGGGGCAGCGCAAATGGACCTGGGAGCCCGACATTCCCGAGGACGTGCTGCAATACGCCTGCTGCGACGTGAACAGCCGCGGCGTCTCCTATGCCGACGGCAAGATCTTCGTCGGCCGCCTCGACGGCAAGCTGACCGCGCTTGATGCCGCGACCGGCAAGTCGCTGTGGACGGCGAAGGTGGTCGACTACAAGCAGGGCTCGGTCATCACCTCGCCGCCGCTCGTCGTGCGCGACAAGGTCATCACCGGTTTCGGCGGCGGCGAATACGGCGTGCGCGGCGCGCTGCTGGCCTTCGACATCAACACCGGCAAGCAGGTGTGGCAGACCTACACCGTTCCTTCGCCGGAGGAACCCGGTGGCGATTCCTGGAAGGGCGATTCCGCCCAGCATGGCGGCGGTGCGGCCTGGCTGGTCGGCTCCTACGATCCGAAGAGCGACACGGTTTATTGGGGCACCAGCAATCCCGGTCCGTGGAACACGGCGGTGCGTTCGACCGGCGACGGCAATTTCGGCAAGCTGACCAACCTCTACACGGCTTCGACGCTCGCGCTCGATCCCAACACCGGCAAGATCAAGTGGCACATTCAGACCACGCCGGCCGACGCCTGGGACTATGACGGCGTCAACGAAGCCGTGCTCGCGGATCTCAAGATCGGCGGCAGCACCGTTCCGGCGCTGATGAAGGCTGACCGCAACGGCTTCTTCTTCGTCGCCAATCGCGAGACCGGCAAGGTGCTGTCGGCGGAGAAATACGTGTTCTCCAACTGGGCCCAGAAGTGGGACGTCGCTACGATGCGCGCGGTCGAGGATCCCGACAAGCGTCCCGGGCCGAACCATCCGGCCAAGGACATCTGCCCGAACCTGATCGGCGGCAAGAACTGGCAGCCGATGTCGTTCAACCCGCAGACCGGCCTCGTCTACATCCCGTCCAACAACGTCTGCATGGACTGGTCGGTCAGCGATGTCGCCTACAAGCGCGGCGTGTTCTATCTCGGCGCCGAATTCCCGACCAAGGAAGGCCCCGGCGGCTTCCTCGGCGAGCTCGTCGCCTGGGATCCGGTCGCGCAGAAGAAGGTCTGGTCGATCAAGGAAGACCTGCCCTTCAACGGCGGCACGCTGACCACCGGCGGCGGGCTCGTGTTTGCCGGCAACATCCATGGCGACTTCCGTGCCATCGATGCGAAGTCCGGCAAGGTGCTGTGGAGCAAGAATCTCGGCTCCGGCATCGGCGCAGGCCCGGTGACCTATCAGGTCGACGGCAAGCAATATGTCGCCATCGTCGTCGGCCGCACCGCTGCGCTGCCTGCGTTCCTGGGCGAGGTAGGAAAGAAGATGACGGCCGCAGCCCCCGAGGGCGGTTCGCTCTTCGTGTTCTCCGTCCAGTGA
- a CDS encoding carbon monoxide dehydrogenase subunit G: MQMNDSQRIPASKATVWAALNDPEILRRCIPGCQSLEMASPTEMTATVVLKVGPVKATFSGKVTLTDIDAPNGYRIVGEGAGGVAGFAKGGAKVRLEEESPDVTILHYEADAQIGGKLAQLGSRLIDSTSRKLAANFFESFAGVVAPSS, from the coding sequence ATGCAGATGAACGACAGTCAGCGGATCCCGGCGTCGAAGGCCACGGTGTGGGCTGCGCTCAACGATCCCGAAATTCTCAGGCGCTGCATTCCCGGCTGCCAATCGCTCGAGATGGCATCGCCGACCGAGATGACGGCGACCGTGGTGCTGAAGGTCGGCCCGGTCAAGGCGACGTTCAGCGGCAAGGTGACGCTGACCGACATCGATGCGCCCAATGGCTACCGCATCGTCGGTGAGGGCGCCGGCGGCGTCGCCGGCTTTGCCAAGGGCGGCGCGAAGGTCAGGCTGGAAGAAGAATCGCCTGACGTCACCATCCTGCACTACGAGGCTGACGCGCAGATCGGCGGCAAGCTCGCACAGCTCGGCTCGCGCCTGATCGACTCGACGTCGCGAAAACTCGCCGCGAATTTCTTCGAAAGTTTTGCAGGCGTGGTAGCGCCATCATCGTAA
- the hppD gene encoding 4-hydroxyphenylpyruvate dioxygenase, with amino-acid sequence MGPFPHDAPPATISADNPMGTDGFEFVEYAHPHPEELHALFKLMGYAPVARHKTKKITVYRQGDINYLVNEEPGTHGTEFVAAHGPCAPSMAFRVVDAKAAYDRAIALGAERADVSSAQKTLDVPAIKGIGGSLLYLVDRYGAKGSAYDAEFEWLGARDPKPVGAGLFYLDHLTHNVHRGRMNVWAGFYEKLFNFRQIRFFDIEGRASGLFSRALTSPDGKIRIPINEDAGDSGQIEEYLQTYRGEGIQHIACGCRDIHRTIEDLREAGLPFMPSPPNTYFEKIDARLAGHGEDVARLKKNGILIDGEGVVDGGQTKVLLQIFSANAIGPIFFEFIQRKGDDGFGEGNFKALFESIEEDQIRRGVLKVGNAA; translated from the coding sequence ATGGGTCCGTTTCCGCACGATGCACCGCCGGCCACAATTAGTGCCGACAATCCGATGGGCACCGACGGCTTCGAGTTCGTCGAATATGCGCACCCTCATCCGGAAGAGCTGCACGCTTTGTTCAAGCTGATGGGCTATGCGCCTGTCGCGCGCCACAAGACCAAGAAGATCACGGTCTATCGCCAGGGCGACATCAATTATCTCGTCAACGAGGAACCCGGCACCCACGGCACTGAGTTCGTCGCCGCGCACGGCCCCTGCGCGCCGTCGATGGCGTTTCGCGTCGTCGATGCCAAGGCGGCCTATGACCGCGCGATCGCGCTCGGCGCCGAGCGCGCCGATGTGTCGTCTGCGCAGAAGACGCTCGATGTCCCCGCGATCAAGGGCATCGGCGGCAGCCTGCTCTATCTGGTCGATCGTTACGGTGCCAAGGGCTCGGCCTATGATGCCGAATTCGAATGGCTCGGCGCGCGCGATCCCAAGCCGGTTGGCGCCGGCCTGTTCTATCTCGACCACCTCACCCACAACGTCCATCGCGGCCGCATGAATGTCTGGGCCGGCTTCTACGAGAAGCTGTTCAACTTCCGCCAGATCCGCTTCTTCGACATCGAGGGCCGCGCCTCCGGCCTGTTCTCGCGCGCGCTGACCAGCCCGGACGGCAAGATCCGCATTCCGATCAACGAGGACGCCGGCGATTCCGGCCAGATCGAGGAATATCTGCAGACCTATCGCGGCGAAGGCATCCAGCACATCGCCTGCGGCTGCCGCGACATCCACCGCACCATCGAGGACTTGCGCGAGGCCGGCCTGCCCTTCATGCCCTCGCCGCCCAACACCTATTTCGAGAAGATCGACGCGCGCCTGGCGGGGCATGGCGAGGATGTCGCGCGGCTCAAGAAGAACGGAATCCTGATCGACGGCGAGGGCGTGGTCGATGGCGGCCAGACCAAGGTGCTGCTGCAGATCTTCTCGGCCAACGCGATCGGCCCGATCTTCTTCGAGTTCATCCAGCGCAAGGGCGACGATGGATTCGGCGAGGGCAATTTCAAGGCCCTGTTCGAATCGATCGAGGAGGACCAGATCCGGCGCGGTGTGTTGAAGGTTGGGAACGCGGCGTAG
- a CDS encoding Lrp/AsnC family transcriptional regulator encodes MISVDAFDLKILGALQDDGRLTNQELAELAGLSASQCSRRRMRLEEEKVIAGYHADLSSEALGFGVIAFIQVGLATHSPDNSKRFRALVNRIDEIQEAYSLTGDADYVLKAVLRDLKGLSNLVNDVLMPHQSVAHVRSSIVLDRLKESSKLPLKEIKPG; translated from the coding sequence ATGATTTCCGTAGATGCCTTCGACCTCAAGATTTTAGGCGCGCTCCAGGACGACGGCCGCCTCACCAACCAGGAGCTGGCCGAGCTCGCGGGCCTCTCCGCCTCGCAATGCTCGCGGCGGCGGATGCGGCTGGAGGAGGAGAAGGTGATCGCGGGCTATCACGCCGACCTCTCCAGCGAGGCACTGGGCTTCGGCGTGATCGCCTTCATCCAGGTCGGGCTCGCGACACACTCGCCGGACAACTCAAAGCGCTTCCGCGCGCTGGTGAACCGGATCGACGAGATCCAGGAGGCGTATTCGCTGACGGGCGACGCCGACTACGTGCTCAAGGCTGTGCTGCGCGATCTCAAGGGTCTCTCCAACCTCGTCAACGACGTGCTGATGCCGCACCAGAGCGTGGCGCATGTGCGCTCCTCGATCGTGCTGGACCGGCTGAAGGAAAGCTCGAAGCTGCCGCTCAAGGAGATCAAGCCCGGCTGA
- a CDS encoding xanthine dehydrogenase family protein subunit M, producing MYQTTYHRASSVDEAASLFAKGSESKFLAGGQTLLPVMKQRLASPSDVIDLGKIKELQGVELSGDTLTIKAATTYYDIMTNGDVKKAIPAIAYLTSVLGDPAVRYRGTIGGSIANNDPAADFPAALLALGATVKTNKRSIAADDFFQGLFTTALEDGEIITAVSFPVPAKAGYEKMRHPASRFALTGVFVAQTKSGEVRVAATGASQTGVMRVPAIEAALKANWSPSAIDGVSISANGLLADIHGTAEYRANLIKVMAQRAVATAR from the coding sequence ATGTACCAGACGACCTATCATCGCGCTTCCTCGGTCGACGAAGCCGCCAGCCTGTTCGCCAAGGGCAGCGAGTCGAAGTTCCTCGCCGGCGGCCAGACGCTGCTTCCGGTCATGAAGCAGCGCCTTGCTAGCCCCTCCGACGTCATCGATCTCGGCAAGATCAAGGAGCTGCAGGGTGTCGAGCTGTCGGGCGACACGCTGACCATCAAGGCCGCCACGACCTATTACGACATTATGACGAATGGCGATGTGAAGAAGGCGATCCCCGCGATTGCCTATCTCACCTCGGTGCTCGGCGATCCCGCCGTGCGGTATCGCGGCACGATCGGCGGCTCGATCGCCAACAATGATCCGGCCGCGGATTTCCCGGCCGCGCTGCTCGCACTCGGCGCCACCGTGAAGACCAACAAGCGGTCGATTGCGGCCGATGATTTCTTCCAGGGCCTGTTCACGACGGCGCTGGAAGACGGCGAGATCATCACCGCCGTGTCGTTCCCCGTGCCGGCGAAGGCAGGTTACGAGAAGATGCGGCATCCGGCGTCGCGCTTCGCGCTGACCGGCGTGTTCGTGGCGCAGACCAAGTCAGGCGAGGTTCGGGTGGCCGCCACCGGCGCCTCGCAAACCGGTGTGATGCGGGTGCCGGCGATCGAAGCGGCGCTGAAGGCGAACTGGTCGCCGTCGGCGATCGACGGCGTCAGCATCTCGGCGAACGGATTGCTGGCCGACATCCACGGCACGGCAGAGTATCGCGCCAATCTGATCAAGGTGATGGCGCAACGCGCGGTCGCCACTGCGCGCTGA
- a CDS encoding (2Fe-2S)-binding protein, which translates to MSTVKLTVNGKAVAVDVEDRTLLVQLLRDHLNLTGTHVGCDTSQCGACVVHMDGRAVKSCTMLAGQADGANVTTIEGIAKGDELHPMQAAFRDNHGLQCGYCTPGMIMSAIDIVQRHGGQLDEATVRTELEGNICRCTGYHNIVKAVLDAAGRMKVSQAAE; encoded by the coding sequence GTGTCTACAGTCAAACTGACGGTCAACGGCAAGGCCGTTGCTGTCGATGTCGAGGACCGCACGCTGCTGGTCCAGCTCCTGCGCGATCACCTCAACCTGACCGGCACCCATGTCGGGTGCGACACCAGCCAGTGCGGCGCTTGCGTCGTGCACATGGACGGCCGTGCGGTGAAATCCTGCACCATGCTGGCAGGGCAGGCCGACGGCGCCAACGTCACCACGATCGAGGGCATCGCCAAGGGCGACGAGCTGCACCCGATGCAGGCCGCCTTCCGCGACAATCACGGCCTGCAGTGCGGCTATTGCACGCCGGGCATGATTATGTCGGCGATCGACATCGTGCAGCGCCATGGTGGACAGCTCGACGAGGCGACCGTCCGCACCGAGCTCGAAGGCAATATCTGCCGCTGCACCGGCTATCACAACATCGTCAAGGCCGTGCTGGATGCGGCCGGCCGCATGAAGGTCTCGCAGGCGGCCGAGTAA
- a CDS encoding CaiB/BaiF CoA-transferase family protein has protein sequence MLDKPAPTSSVRTSGPLSGFRIVEFAGIGPGPFACMMLADMGADVVTLDRVGAKKSMKSVAGRGRKVIELDLKDKAAIVQVLDLLASADALVEGFRPGVMERLGLGPDVVLARNPKLVYGRMTGWGQEGPLANAAGHDINYISITGALAAIGTKEAPVPPLNLVGDFGGGALYLVVGVLAALLEASRSGKGQVVDAAMCDGAASLMSFFFDMTTMGRWTEARNQNFLDGGAHFYGVYECACGHFVSIGSIEPQFYALLREHAGLTDADFDAQMDRKAWPALKEKLKAVFKSKTREDWCKIMEGSDICFAPVLTMSEATQHPHMVARNVFIERHGVKQPAPAPRFSRTPSAAREPEAAEIGAVMKAWTR, from the coding sequence GTGCTCGACAAACCAGCCCCCACCTCCTCCGTCCGCACTTCCGGCCCGCTCTCGGGCTTCCGCATCGTCGAATTCGCCGGCATCGGGCCCGGCCCGTTCGCTTGCATGATGCTGGCCGACATGGGCGCCGACGTCGTCACGCTCGACCGCGTCGGCGCGAAGAAGAGCATGAAGTCGGTGGCGGGGCGCGGCCGCAAGGTGATCGAGCTCGATCTCAAGGACAAGGCCGCGATCGTGCAAGTGCTGGATCTGCTCGCGAGCGCAGACGCGCTGGTCGAAGGCTTTCGCCCCGGCGTGATGGAGCGGCTCGGCCTCGGGCCGGATGTCGTGCTCGCGCGCAATCCGAAGCTCGTCTACGGCCGCATGACCGGCTGGGGCCAGGAAGGCCCGCTTGCGAATGCCGCCGGCCATGACATCAACTACATCTCCATCACCGGCGCGCTCGCCGCGATCGGCACGAAGGAAGCGCCGGTGCCGCCGCTCAACCTGGTCGGTGATTTCGGCGGCGGTGCGCTCTATCTCGTCGTCGGCGTGCTCGCAGCACTGCTGGAAGCCTCGAGGTCCGGCAAGGGCCAGGTGGTCGACGCCGCGATGTGCGACGGCGCGGCCTCGCTGATGTCGTTCTTCTTCGACATGACCACGATGGGACGCTGGACCGAGGCGCGTAACCAGAACTTCCTCGACGGCGGCGCGCATTTCTACGGCGTCTACGAATGCGCCTGCGGGCACTTCGTTTCGATCGGGTCGATCGAGCCGCAATTCTACGCGCTGCTGCGCGAGCACGCCGGCCTCACCGACGCCGATTTCGACGCGCAGATGGATCGCAAGGCCTGGCCGGCGCTGAAGGAGAAGCTGAAGGCCGTGTTCAAGAGCAAGACGCGCGAGGATTGGTGCAAGATCATGGAAGGCTCGGACATCTGCTTCGCTCCGGTGCTGACCATGTCGGAGGCGACACAGCATCCGCACATGGTCGCCCGCAACGTCTTCATCGAGCGCCACGGCGTGAAGCAGCCGGCGCCCGCGCCGCGATTCTCGCGGACGCCGTCGGCCGCGCGCGAGCCGGAGGCGGCGGAGATCGGGGCGGTGATGAAGGCGTGGACGCGATAG
- the fahA gene encoding fumarylacetoacetase, giving the protein MPHPNDPSLRSFIAVDPASDFPIQNLPYGVFSTAANPTPRVGVAIGDYVLDLWELEQDSRLDVGALGVFSGPSLNPFMALGPKVWTKTRARISELLRADHPELRDNEELRKQALVPMREARLHLPFAVAGYTDFYSSKEHATNVGVMFRGKDNALQPNWLHMPIAYNGRASTVVVSGTRVKRPRGQLKPPNVELPSFAPCKRLDFELEMGVVIGQPSPMGGMLTETQAEEMIFGFVLLNDWSARDIQQWEYVPLGPFLAKAFATSISPWVVTREALEPFRLNGPEQQPVPLDYLKQTRPQNYDVELDVSLRAAGINAPASISRTNFKYMYWSSVQQLMHHASSGCAMNVGDLLGSGTISGPEKNQRGSLLEISWNGTEPVELPGGARRAFLEDGDSLVMRGWCQGNGYRVGFGEVEGTILAAE; this is encoded by the coding sequence ATGCCCCATCCCAACGACCCCAGCCTCCGCTCCTTCATCGCCGTCGATCCCGCCTCGGACTTCCCGATCCAGAACCTGCCTTACGGCGTGTTCTCGACTGCGGCAAACCCGACGCCACGCGTCGGCGTCGCAATCGGCGATTACGTGCTCGATCTCTGGGAGCTCGAGCAGGATTCCCGGCTCGACGTCGGCGCGCTCGGCGTGTTCTCGGGCCCCTCGCTCAATCCCTTCATGGCGCTGGGGCCGAAGGTCTGGACCAAGACCCGCGCACGCATCAGCGAGCTCTTGCGCGCCGATCATCCGGAGCTGCGCGACAACGAGGAGCTGCGCAAGCAGGCCCTGGTGCCGATGCGCGAGGCCCGACTGCACCTTCCGTTCGCCGTCGCCGGCTACACCGATTTCTATTCGTCCAAGGAGCACGCCACCAATGTCGGCGTGATGTTCCGCGGCAAGGACAATGCGCTGCAGCCGAACTGGCTGCACATGCCGATCGCCTATAACGGCCGCGCCTCCACCGTCGTGGTCTCCGGCACCAGGGTGAAGCGGCCGCGCGGGCAGCTGAAGCCGCCGAATGTCGAGTTGCCGAGCTTTGCGCCGTGCAAGCGGCTCGATTTCGAGCTGGAGATGGGCGTCGTCATCGGCCAGCCGTCGCCGATGGGCGGCATGCTCACCGAGACCCAGGCCGAGGAGATGATCTTCGGCTTCGTGCTGCTCAACGACTGGAGCGCGCGCGACATCCAGCAATGGGAATATGTGCCGCTCGGGCCGTTCCTGGCCAAGGCGTTCGCGACCTCGATCAGTCCCTGGGTGGTGACGCGCGAGGCGCTGGAGCCGTTCCGCCTGAACGGGCCGGAGCAGCAGCCGGTGCCGCTCGATTATCTCAAGCAGACCAGGCCGCAGAACTACGATGTCGAGCTCGACGTGTCCTTGCGCGCTGCCGGCATCAATGCGCCGGCCAGCATCAGCCGCACCAATTTCAAATACATGTACTGGTCCTCGGTGCAGCAGCTGATGCACCACGCCTCCTCGGGCTGCGCCATGAATGTCGGCGATCTCCTAGGGAGCGGCACCATCTCCGGGCCGGAGAAGAACCAGCGCGGCAGCCTGCTCGAGATTTCTTGGAACGGCACCGAGCCGGTCGAGCTGCCCGGCGGCGCCAGGCGCGCGTTCCTGGAGGACGGCGACAGCCTCGTCATGCGCGGCTGGTGCCAGGGCAACGGCTATCGCGTCGGGTTCGGCGAGGTCGAGGGGACGATTTTGGCGGCGGAGTGA
- a CDS encoding xanthine dehydrogenase family protein molybdopterin-binding subunit, with product MGVEGIGARVVRKEDKRFITGKGRYVDDIKLTGMTHAYFIRSPHAHAKVKKIDSSAALKMPGVVAVLTGQQLVDDKVGNLICGWAITSKDGSPMKMGAWPAMAPETVRFVGQAVAVVIADSKNLARDAAEAVVVDYEELPAVADMHAAIKSGAPQLHPEAPGNQVYDWVIGDEGAVNAAFSKAANVVKLDVTNNRLAPNAMEPRAAIADYDTAEEHFTLYTTSQNPHVARLVLSAFYNIAPEHKLRVIAPDVGGGFGSKIFIYPEEMVALWASKKVGRPVKWTGDRTEAFLTDAHGRDHITHAEMAFDANNKIVGLKVKTYANFGAYMSLFSSSVPTYLYATLLSGQYNIPAIHAEVIGVYTNTTPVDAYRGAGRPEASYLIERLMETAARQLNVDPAQLRRTNFITQFPHQTPVIMAYDTGDFNASLDAAMKAIDYAGFPARKAKAKADGKLRGIGVSCYIEACGIAPSKAVGSLGAGVGLWESAEVRVNPVGTIEILTGSHSHGQGHETTFCQLVAERLGVPISQVSIVHGDTDKVQFGMGTYGSRSAAVGLTAILKAMEKMESKAKKIAAHALEASEADIVIENGEFKVTGTDKAIALPMVALAAYTAHNLPDGMEPGLKESAFYDPTNFTFPAGAYICELEVDPGTGKTSFVNFVAADDFGRLINPMIVEGQVHGGLVQGIGQALLEHAIYDANGQPVTASFMDYAMPRADDVPSFNLSHTTTLCPGNPLGIKGCGEAGAIGASAAVINAITDAIGKNNLEMPATPDRVWRTIHAA from the coding sequence ATGGGTGTTGAAGGCATCGGCGCACGCGTGGTGCGCAAGGAAGACAAGCGTTTCATTACCGGCAAGGGCCGTTACGTCGACGACATCAAGTTGACGGGCATGACCCATGCCTATTTCATCCGCAGCCCGCACGCGCACGCGAAGGTCAAGAAGATCGACTCGTCCGCGGCGCTGAAGATGCCGGGCGTGGTCGCAGTGCTCACCGGACAGCAGCTGGTCGACGACAAGGTCGGCAATCTCATCTGCGGCTGGGCCATCACCTCCAAGGACGGCAGCCCGATGAAAATGGGCGCATGGCCGGCGATGGCGCCGGAGACGGTGCGCTTCGTCGGACAGGCGGTTGCGGTCGTGATCGCCGACAGCAAGAATCTCGCGCGCGACGCGGCGGAAGCCGTCGTGGTCGATTACGAGGAGCTTCCCGCGGTCGCCGACATGCACGCCGCCATCAAGTCCGGCGCGCCGCAGCTTCATCCCGAGGCGCCCGGCAACCAGGTCTATGACTGGGTGATCGGCGACGAGGGCGCGGTGAATGCCGCCTTCTCGAAAGCCGCCAATGTGGTGAAGCTCGACGTGACCAACAACCGGCTCGCGCCGAATGCGATGGAGCCGCGCGCGGCGATCGCCGATTACGACACCGCCGAGGAGCACTTCACCCTCTATACGACGTCGCAGAACCCGCACGTCGCGCGTCTCGTGCTCTCGGCGTTCTACAACATCGCCCCCGAGCACAAGCTGCGCGTGATCGCGCCCGACGTCGGCGGCGGCTTCGGCTCCAAGATCTTCATCTATCCCGAGGAAATGGTGGCGCTATGGGCCTCGAAGAAGGTCGGCCGTCCCGTCAAGTGGACCGGCGACCGCACCGAAGCCTTCCTCACCGACGCGCATGGCCGCGATCACATCACCCATGCCGAGATGGCCTTCGACGCCAACAACAAGATCGTCGGCCTCAAGGTGAAGACCTACGCCAATTTCGGCGCCTACATGTCGCTGTTCTCGTCCTCGGTGCCGACCTATCTCTACGCGACGCTGCTGTCGGGCCAGTACAACATCCCGGCGATCCACGCCGAGGTGATCGGGGTCTACACCAACACCACACCGGTCGACGCCTATCGCGGCGCGGGCCGGCCCGAGGCGAGCTATCTGATCGAACGACTGATGGAGACGGCGGCGCGGCAGCTGAACGTCGATCCGGCCCAGTTGCGGCGGACCAACTTCATCACCCAGTTCCCGCACCAGACGCCTGTCATCATGGCCTACGACACCGGCGACTTTAACGCTTCCCTCGATGCGGCGATGAAGGCGATCGACTATGCCGGCTTCCCTGCGCGCAAGGCCAAGGCGAAGGCGGACGGCAAGCTGCGCGGCATCGGCGTGTCCTGCTACATCGAGGCCTGCGGCATCGCGCCGTCGAAGGCGGTCGGCAGCCTGGGCGCCGGCGTGGGCCTATGGGAATCGGCCGAGGTGCGCGTCAATCCGGTCGGCACCATCGAGATCCTCACCGGCTCGCACAGCCACGGTCAGGGCCACGAGACCACCTTCTGCCAGCTCGTCGCGGAGCGCCTGGGCGTTCCGATCAGCCAGGTCTCGATCGTTCATGGCGACACCGACAAGGTGCAGTTCGGCATGGGCACCTACGGCTCGCGCTCGGCGGCCGTGGGCCTCACCGCGATCCTGAAGGCGATGGAGAAGATGGAATCCAAGGCCAAGAAGATCGCGGCGCACGCGCTGGAAGCGTCGGAAGCCGACATCGTCATCGAGAACGGCGAGTTCAAGGTAACAGGCACCGACAAGGCGATTGCCCTGCCGATGGTCGCGCTCGCGGCCTATACGGCGCACAATCTGCCTGACGGGATGGAGCCGGGCCTGAAGGAGAGCGCCTTCTACGATCCGACCAACTTCACCTTCCCGGCCGGCGCCTATATCTGCGAGCTCGAGGTCGATCCCGGCACCGGCAAGACCTCCTTCGTCAACTTCGTCGCGGCCGACGATTTCGGCCGGCTGATCAATCCAATGATCGTCGAAGGCCAGGTCCATGGCGGCCTCGTGCAGGGCATCGGGCAGGCGTTGCTCGAGCATGCTATCTATGATGCCAACGGCCAGCCGGTCACGGCCTCGTTCATGGATTACGCCATGCCGCGCGCCGACGACGTGCCGTCGTTCAACCTGTCCCACACCACGACGCTGTGCCCGGGCAATCCGCTCGGCATCAAGGGGTGCGGTGAGGCCGGCGCGATCGGCGCATCGGCGGCCGTGATCAACGCGATCACGGATGCGATCGGCAAGAACAACCTGGAAATGCCCGCAACCCCCGACCGGGTGTGGCGCACGATCCACGCGGCTTAA
- a CDS encoding DUF1272 domain-containing protein: MALQLRPNCEYCDCDLPPNATNARICSYECTFCADCVETKLFNVCPNCGGGFAPRPIRPAQEWRPGVCTAKQVPSDKRVHLKYSVEDVAAHCARVRDVPPERR, translated from the coding sequence ATGGCGCTCCAGCTGCGACCGAACTGCGAATATTGCGATTGCGATCTGCCGCCGAACGCGACCAATGCGCGGATCTGCTCCTATGAATGCACGTTTTGTGCGGACTGCGTCGAGACCAAGCTGTTCAATGTCTGCCCGAATTGCGGCGGCGGCTTTGCCCCGCGCCCGATCAGGCCGGCGCAGGAATGGCGGCCGGGCGTGTGCACGGCCAAGCAGGTGCCGTCCGACAAACGGGTGCATTTGAAGTACAGCGTGGAGGATGTCGCGGCACATTGCGCGCGGGTGCGCGACGTGCCGCCGGAGAGGCGGTGA